From a single Nicotiana tabacum cultivar K326 chromosome 8, ASM71507v2, whole genome shotgun sequence genomic region:
- the LOC107770031 gene encoding uncharacterized protein LOC107770031, translating to MDALREMPGYAKMMKDLMSQKFDFQDLSTVTLTQTCSAVMTRPMAQKMSDPGSFIIPCTIGSYAFAKALCDLGANINLMPLAIYTKLGIGRARPTSMLLQLADRMVKRPTGILDDVLVQVGKFVFPVDFVILDFHVDEEIPIILGRPFLATGRALIDCESRELKMRSNDEEVIFNVQ from the coding sequence ATGGATGCTTTGAGGGAGATGCCAGGCTATGCAAAGATGATGAAGGACCTGATGTCACAGAAATTTGACTTTCAGGACTTGTCCACAGTAACTTTGACACAGACATGCAGCGCGGTAATGACAAGACCCATGGCTCAAAAGATGTCTGATCCAGGTAGCTTCATTATTCCGTGTACTATTGGGAGCTATGCTTTTGCAAAAGCATTGTGTGACTTAGGAGCCAACATAAACTTGATGCCTTTGGCAATATATACAAAACTAGGGATTGGTAGAGCTAGACCGACTTCGATGTTGTTGCAACTGGCTGACCGCATGGTTAAAAGACCGACGGGGATTCTTGATGATGTGCTGGTACAAGTGGGAAAGTTTGTATTCCCTGTAGACTTTGTTATTCTGGATTTCCATGTAGATGAGGAGATACCCATCATTCTGGGAAGGCCATTTTTAGCCACTGGGAGAGCATTGATTGATTGTGAATctagggaattaaaaatgagGTCGAACGATGAAGAAGTTATATTCAACGTTCAATAA
- the LOC107770026 gene encoding ETHYLENE INSENSITIVE 3-like 1 protein — protein MMMFEEMGFCGDLDFFPAPLKEVEVAAPHTEPEPELVVDDDYSDEEIDMDELERRMWRDKMKLKRLKEMTKSKEGVDPAKHRQSQEQARRKKMSRAQDGILKYMLKMMEVCKAQGFVYGIIPEKGKPVGGASDNLREWWKDKVRFDRNGPAAIAKYQADHAIPGMNEGSNPVGPTPHTLQELQDTTLGSLLSALMQHCDPPQRRFPLEKGVSPPWWPTGQEDWWPQLGLQKEQGPPPYKKPHDLKKAWKVGVLTAVIKHMFPDIAKIRKLVRQSKCLQDKMTAKESATWLAIISQEEALARELYPDRCPALSSAGASGTFILDDSSEYDVEGAQDEPNFDVHEQKPNHLSLLNIGVERFKETLPLQQQSHPNKDEFITNLDFTRKRKQANELTVMMDQKIYTCEFQQCPHSELRNGFQGKSARDNHQFACPFRNSSQFGVSNFNFNEVKPVVFPQQYVQPKSASLPVNQGPPTFDLSGVGVPEDGQRMITELMSFYDSNIQGNKSQNTGNVALTKEQPHQQPRVNQDNYLHSQGIMEGNIFKDANISTSHSMLPQASPFNAGPNDNFHFMFGSPFNLQSANYTGNLPGIGYDTTPKQNLPTWY, from the coding sequence ATGATGATGTTTGAGGAAATGGGGTTCTGTGGCGATCTTGATTTCTTTCCTGCTCCGCTAAAGGAAGTGGAAGTGGCTGCTCCACACACTGAGCCAGAGCCGGAGCTGGTGGTGGATGATGATTATAGTGATGAGGAGATTGATATGGATGAGCTGGAGAGGAGAATGTGGAGGGACAAGATGAAGCTGAAAAGGCTGAAGGAAATGACTAAGAGTAAGGAAGGTGTCGATCCTGCAAAACATCGTCAGTCGCAGGAGCAGGCGAGGAGGAAGAAGATGTCGAGGGCACAGGACGGGATCTTGAAGTACATGTTGAAAATGATGGAAGTATGTAAAGCTCAGGGCTTTGTTTATGGGATCATTCCAGAAAAAGGCAAGCCGGTTGGTGGGGCATCTGATAATCTTAGGGAGTGGTGGAAGGATAAAGTGAGGTTCGATCGAAATGGCCCTGCAGCCATAGCCAAATACCAAGCTGATCATGCCATCCCAGGGATGAACGAGGGATCTAATCCAGTGGGTCCTACCCCTCACACCTTGCAGGAGCTGCAAGATACCACCCTCGGTTCGTTATTGTCAGCTCTGATGCAGCACTGCGATCCTCCTCAGAGAAGATTTCCGTTGGAGAAAGGTGTTTCACCCCCGTGGTGGCCCACTGGTCAGGAGGATTGGTGGCCTCAGTTGGGTTTGCAGAAGGAACAAGGTCCTCCGCCCTATAAGAAGCCTCATGATCTTAAGAAGGCGTGGAAAGTTGGTGTCCTCACAGCAGTAATCAAGCACATGTTCCCCGATATTGCTAAAATTCGCAAGCTGGTACGGCAGTCAAAGTGCTTGCAGGATAAGATGACAGCCAAAGAAAGTGCAACTTGGCTTGCCATCATCAGTCAGGAGGAAGCTTTGGCTCGAGAACTCTATCCTGATCGCTGTCCAGCCTTGTCCTCAGCTGGTGCTAGTGGAACATTCATTTTGGATGACAGCAGTGAATATGACGTTGAAGGTGCTCAAGATGAGCCTAACTTTGATGTTCATGAGCAAAAACCAAACCATCTCAGCTTGTTGAATATTGGTGTCGAGAGATTCAAGGAGACGCTGCCTCTGCAGCAACAATCTCATCCAAACAAGGATGAATTCATCACCAACTTAGATTTCACTCGGAAGAGGAAGCAAGCCAATGAACTGACTGTAATGATGGATCAAAAGATCTATACGTGCGAGTTTCAACAATGTCCTCACAGTGAACTTCGAAATGGTTTTCAGGGCAAATCTGCCAGAGACAATCATCAGTTTGCTTGCCCTTTCAGAAATTCTTCCCAGTTTGGAGTTTCAAACTTTAACTTTAACGAAGTCAAGCCAGTTGTCTTCCCTCAACAATATGTGCAACCAAAGTCGGCATCTCTGCCTGTTAATCAAGGACCACCTACCTTTGATCTATCTGGTGTCGGAGTTCCTGAGGATGGACAAAGGATGATTACTGAGCTTATGTCATTCTATGATAGCAATATACAGGGAAACAAAAGCCAAAATACGGGGAATGTTGCACTGACCAAGGAGCAGCCTCATCAACAACCTCGTGTCAACCAGGATAATTACCTACACAGCCAAGGAATAATGGAGGGAAATATCTTCAAAGATGCTAATATTTCTACAAGTCATTCTATGCTGCCACAGGCTTCACCTTTCAATGCAGGCCCTAATGAcaattttcatttcatgttcggGTCTCCTTTCAACTTGCAGTCCGCCAACTACACTGGCAATTTACCTGGCATTGGATACGATACCACACCAAAGCAAAATCTTCCAACTTGGTACTAA
- the LOC107770032 gene encoding uncharacterized protein LOC107770032, producing MEATVTNRVNGLHELEEFRFQAFESAKLYKERMKLMHDKHILNRNFNLGELVLLYNSRLRLFSGKLKFRCSGPFRVVQMFPSGAVKIESEDGTNKFTVNGKRLKHYLGMTEEKGDNVVITLEEPQYTNE from the coding sequence ATGGAGGCAACAGTCACCAATAGAGTTAATGGGTTGCATGAGCTTGAAGAATTCCGGTTCCAGGCATTCGAGAGTGCTAAACTTTATAAAGAAAGGATGAAACTgatgcatgataagcacatcttgAATCGGAACTTCAACCTCGGAGAATTAGTGTTACTATATAACTCAAGATTGAGGTTGTTTTCGGGTAAGTTGAAGTTCCGATGCTCAGGACCGTTCAGAGTGGTGCAAATGTTTCCAAGTGGAGCTGTGAAGATCGAATCTGAAGATGGGACGAACAAATTCACAGTGAATGGGAAgaggttgaaacattaccttggaatgaCTGAAGAAAAAGGGGACAACGTGGTGATAACGTTGGAGGAGCCCCAATACACAAATGAGTAG
- the LOC107770034 gene encoding glucan endo-1,3-beta-glucosidase 14: MTYSSLFLCFILLFNVLVTHAFTGTYGINYGRIADNIPAPESVVTLLRANKIKNVRIYDADHGVLTAFKDSGIQIIIGLGNEFLKDISVNEDHAIEWVKVNVQPYLPGTLIRGIAVGNEILGGLDVELWEVLVPAAKNVYNALDKLNLARKIEVSSPHSEAVFENTYPPSAGVFKESILPYMIPLLNFSSQIRSPFYINAYPFLAYKSDPSHIDLNYALLEKSSGIYDAKTKLHYDNMFEAMIDAAYFALEKAGFEKMPVICSETGWASKGDENEAGANVKNARTYNNNLHKRLLKKKGTPYRPKMVVRAYVFALFNENQKPGPTSERNFGLFKADGSIAYKIGFRGLVPSSASSSHLSSKDFILRGGFWSSQWFIVVTCVTMLLQFIEL; encoded by the exons ATGACTTACTCCTCTTTATTCCTCTGTTTCATTCTTCTCTTTAATG TGTTGGTAACACATGCATTTACAGGAACATATGGTATAAACTATGGAAGAATAGCAGATAATATTCCAGCACCAGAAAGTGTTGTAACACTACTAAGGGCAAACAAGATAAAGAACGTTCGAATATACGATGCAGATCATGGAGTTCTAACAGCTTTTAAAGATTCAGGAATTCAAATTATCATAGGGCTTGGCAATGAATTTCTTAAAGACATCAGTGTAAACGAAGATCACGCTATTGAATGGGTGAAAGTAAACGTACAACCTTATCTCCCTGGTACCTTAATTCGTGGCATAGCTGTTGGAAATGAAATTCTTGGAGGGTTGGACGTAGAACTCTGGGAAGTGTTAGTCCCTGCAGCTAAGAATGTGTACAATGCGCTTGATAAGTTGAACTTAGCGCGTAAAATTGAAGTATCTAGTCCTCATTCAGAAGCTGTATTTGAAAATACTTACCCTCCATCTGCTGGTGTATTTAAAGAAAGTATACTTCCTTATATGATACCACTCTTGAATTTCTCAAGTCAAATTCGGTCACCTTTTTATATAAATGCATATCCATTTTTGGCATATAAGAGTGACCCTAGTCACATTGATCTCAACTATGCATTATTGGAGAAATCGAGTGGTATATATGATGCAAAAACTAAGTTGCATTATGATAATATGTTTGAAGCTATGATTGATGCAGCTTATTTTGCATTGGAAAAGGCGGGATTCGAGAAAATGCCAGTAATTTGTTCTGAAACTGGTTGGGCTTCAAAAGGAGATGAAAATGAAGCTGGTGCTAATGTGAAGAATGCAAGAACTTATAATAATAATTTGCATAAAAGGTTGTTAAAGAAAAAAGGGACACCTTATAGACCAAAAATGGTGGTGAGAGCTTATGTATTTGCTTTATTTAATGAAAATCAGAAACCAGGACCAACTTCTGAGAGAAATTTTGGATTGTTTAAAGCTGATGGAAGTATTGCTTATAAAATTGGATTTAGAGGACTTGTACCTTCTTCAGCTTCCTCATCCCATCTCTCCTctaag GACTTTATATTACGAGGAGGGTTTTGGAGTTCCCAATGGTTTATTGTTGTGACTTGTGTGACAATGTTACTTCAATTCATAGAGTTATGA